The Triticum aestivum cultivar Chinese Spring chromosome 7B, IWGSC CS RefSeq v2.1, whole genome shotgun sequence genome window below encodes:
- the LOC123157387 gene encoding uncharacterized protein — protein MTIQTPMPEKEEAPATTTLNTGGEEEEMREGRGAILYPPPCHRRSRRLAATATPPEKGTCDLLDYIPNSGWRHGRRVRSGRERGTWWINIAPCSRDLHASEGQTHRSKRNNDHWTSEEVKELVDGVSVYGVGPWTKLKNERFPISVRTAVHLKDKWRNLVKAVTGNEKRRITPRLDKDCVEKIKRLAADYPRE, from the exons atgacaataCAAACACCTATGCCCGAGAAAGAGGAGGCCCCTGCCACCACAACTCTCAACAccggaggagaagaggaggagatgagagagggaagAGGGGCCATATTGTACCCGCCGCCTTGTCACCGGAGAAGCAGAAGGCTTGCGGCCACCGCCACACCACCAGAGAAGGGGACCTGTGATCTACTAG ATTACATACCAAATAGTGGTTGGAGGCATGGACGTCGTGTGAGAAGTGGGCGTGAAAGAGGAACATGGTGGATAAACATAGCACCATGCTCCCGGGACTTGCATGCAAGTGAAGGCCAAACACATCGAAGCAAAAGAAACAATGACCATTGGACATCTGAAGAGGTGAAAGAACTAGTGGATGGCGTATCTGTATATGGGGTTGGACCATGGACTAAGTTGAAGAATGAAAGGTTTCCAATATCAGTTCGAACAGCGGTGCATCTTAAG GATAAGTGGAGAAACCTAGTGAAAGCCGTCACG GGAAATGAGAAAAGAAGGATCACGCCTCGTCTAGATAAGGATTGCGTCGAAAAGATCAAGAGGCTAGCAGCTGATTACCCTCGAGAATGA
- the LOC123157385 gene encoding uncharacterized methyltransferase At2g41040, chloroplastic isoform X3, whose product MELAVRAAAASCSSSSSLHPPRLPCRLGRSPGLPLPARRVAVAAAGAIALDPDIKNEQKAEVFACPVCYEPLIRKGPPGMNLPAIYRSGFKCSKCNKSFTSKDVFLDLTVTSGMKEYSELKPARTELFRSPLVSFLYERGWRQNFNRSGFPGRDEEFQMAQDYFQSVAGGILVDVSCGSGLFSRKFASSGAYSSVIALDFSENMLRQCYDYIKQEETPMNTNLALVRADISRLPFASSSIDAIHAGAAIHCWPSPSNAIAEISRVLKPGGVFVATTFLSTPTNSGPLSIDALRPLRQIVGPVNSSYNFFTEGELEDLCRSCGLINYSSKVQRSFIMFSGQKP is encoded by the exons ATGGAGCTCGCGGTCAGAGCAgcggcggcttcctgctcctcctcctcgtcgctccATCCCCCACGCCTCCCCTGCCGCCTTGGCCGCAGCCCGGGCCTGCCGCTGCCGGCTCGCCGGGTGGCTGTCGCCGCCGCGGGGGCCATCGCCCTCGACCCG GACATAAAAAATGAGCAGAAAGCTGAGGTGTTTGCATGCCCTGTTTGTTATGAACCGCTGATAAGGAAAGGGCCACCAGGCATGAACCT GCCAGCGATTTATAGGTCCGGATTCaagtgttcaaaatgcaacaagtCATTCACCAGCAAAGATGTCTTCTTGGATCTCACTGTCACCTCAGGAATGAAAGAATACAGTGAACTCAAGCCTGCTAGAACCGAGCTGTTCAGGAGCCCGCTCGTCTCCTTTCTTTATGAGAGGGGGTGGCGTCAGAACTTCAATCGCAGTGGCTTCCCTGGCCGCGATGAAGAG TTCCAAATGGCTCAAGACTATTTCCAATCAGTCGCTGGTGGTATACTCGTTGATGTCAGCTGCGGCAGTGGCTTGTTTTCAAGGAAGTTTGCAAGCTCTGGGGCATACTCATCTGTGATTGCTTTGGACTTTTCGGAGAATATGCTCCGACAATGCTATGACTACATCAAACAAGAAGAAACCCCTATGAACAC GAACCTTGCACTTGTAAGGGCTGATATTTCGAGGCTCCCTTTTGCTTCAAGTTCAATTGATGCCATTCATGCTGGAGCCGCTATCCACTGTTGGCCATCCCCTTCAAATGCG ATAGCTGAAATCAGCCGTGTGCTGAAGCCCGGCGGTGTCTTTGTGGCGACAACCTTCTTATCCACCCCCACGAACAGCGGCCCGCTCTCTATTGACGCACTAAGGCCACTGAGGCAG ATTGTTGGGCCAGTGAACAGCAGCTACAACTTCTTCACGGAAGGAGAGCTGGAAGACCTGTGCAGATCCTGTGGCCTGATCAACTACAGCAGCAAGGTGCAGAGGTCATTCATCATGTTCTCCGGGCAAAAGCCATAG
- the LOC123157385 gene encoding uncharacterized methyltransferase At2g41040, chloroplastic isoform X2 codes for MELAVRAAAASCSSSSSLHPPRLPCRLGRSPGLPLPARRVAVAAAGAIALDPLQDIKNEQKAEVFACPVCYEPLIRKGPPGMNLPAIYRSGFKCSKCNKSFTSKDVFLDLTVTSGMKEYSELKPARTELFRSPLVSFLYERGWRQNFNRSGFPGRDEEFQMAQDYFQSVAGGILVDVSCGSGLFSRKFASSGAYSSVIALDFSENMLRQCYDYIKQEETPMNTNLALVRADISRLPFASSSIDAIHAGAAIHCWPSPSNAIAEISRVLKPGGVFVATTFLSTPTNSGPLSIDALRPLRQIVGPVNSSYNFFTEGELEDLCRSCGLINYSSKVQRSFIMFSGQKP; via the exons ATGGAGCTCGCGGTCAGAGCAgcggcggcttcctgctcctcctcctcgtcgctccATCCCCCACGCCTCCCCTGCCGCCTTGGCCGCAGCCCGGGCCTGCCGCTGCCGGCTCGCCGGGTGGCTGTCGCCGCCGCGGGGGCCATCGCCCTCGACCCG CTTCAGGACATAAAAAATGAGCAGAAAGCTGAGGTGTTTGCATGCCCTGTTTGTTATGAACCGCTGATAAGGAAAGGGCCACCAGGCATGAACCT GCCAGCGATTTATAGGTCCGGATTCaagtgttcaaaatgcaacaagtCATTCACCAGCAAAGATGTCTTCTTGGATCTCACTGTCACCTCAGGAATGAAAGAATACAGTGAACTCAAGCCTGCTAGAACCGAGCTGTTCAGGAGCCCGCTCGTCTCCTTTCTTTATGAGAGGGGGTGGCGTCAGAACTTCAATCGCAGTGGCTTCCCTGGCCGCGATGAAGAG TTCCAAATGGCTCAAGACTATTTCCAATCAGTCGCTGGTGGTATACTCGTTGATGTCAGCTGCGGCAGTGGCTTGTTTTCAAGGAAGTTTGCAAGCTCTGGGGCATACTCATCTGTGATTGCTTTGGACTTTTCGGAGAATATGCTCCGACAATGCTATGACTACATCAAACAAGAAGAAACCCCTATGAACAC GAACCTTGCACTTGTAAGGGCTGATATTTCGAGGCTCCCTTTTGCTTCAAGTTCAATTGATGCCATTCATGCTGGAGCCGCTATCCACTGTTGGCCATCCCCTTCAAATGCG ATAGCTGAAATCAGCCGTGTGCTGAAGCCCGGCGGTGTCTTTGTGGCGACAACCTTCTTATCCACCCCCACGAACAGCGGCCCGCTCTCTATTGACGCACTAAGGCCACTGAGGCAG ATTGTTGGGCCAGTGAACAGCAGCTACAACTTCTTCACGGAAGGAGAGCTGGAAGACCTGTGCAGATCCTGTGGCCTGATCAACTACAGCAGCAAGGTGCAGAGGTCATTCATCATGTTCTCCGGGCAAAAGCCATAG
- the LOC123157385 gene encoding uncharacterized methyltransferase At2g41040, chloroplastic isoform X1, translating to MELAVRAAAASCSSSSSLHPPRLPCRLGRSPGLPLPARRVAVAAAGAIALDPVRTYLPHELILIPGKLQDIKNEQKAEVFACPVCYEPLIRKGPPGMNLPAIYRSGFKCSKCNKSFTSKDVFLDLTVTSGMKEYSELKPARTELFRSPLVSFLYERGWRQNFNRSGFPGRDEEFQMAQDYFQSVAGGILVDVSCGSGLFSRKFASSGAYSSVIALDFSENMLRQCYDYIKQEETPMNTNLALVRADISRLPFASSSIDAIHAGAAIHCWPSPSNAIAEISRVLKPGGVFVATTFLSTPTNSGPLSIDALRPLRQIVGPVNSSYNFFTEGELEDLCRSCGLINYSSKVQRSFIMFSGQKP from the exons ATGGAGCTCGCGGTCAGAGCAgcggcggcttcctgctcctcctcctcgtcgctccATCCCCCACGCCTCCCCTGCCGCCTTGGCCGCAGCCCGGGCCTGCCGCTGCCGGCTCGCCGGGTGGCTGTCGCCGCCGCGGGGGCCATCGCCCTCGACCCGGTACGTACCTACCTACCCCACGAGCTGATTCTCATCCCAGGGAAG CTTCAGGACATAAAAAATGAGCAGAAAGCTGAGGTGTTTGCATGCCCTGTTTGTTATGAACCGCTGATAAGGAAAGGGCCACCAGGCATGAACCT GCCAGCGATTTATAGGTCCGGATTCaagtgttcaaaatgcaacaagtCATTCACCAGCAAAGATGTCTTCTTGGATCTCACTGTCACCTCAGGAATGAAAGAATACAGTGAACTCAAGCCTGCTAGAACCGAGCTGTTCAGGAGCCCGCTCGTCTCCTTTCTTTATGAGAGGGGGTGGCGTCAGAACTTCAATCGCAGTGGCTTCCCTGGCCGCGATGAAGAG TTCCAAATGGCTCAAGACTATTTCCAATCAGTCGCTGGTGGTATACTCGTTGATGTCAGCTGCGGCAGTGGCTTGTTTTCAAGGAAGTTTGCAAGCTCTGGGGCATACTCATCTGTGATTGCTTTGGACTTTTCGGAGAATATGCTCCGACAATGCTATGACTACATCAAACAAGAAGAAACCCCTATGAACAC GAACCTTGCACTTGTAAGGGCTGATATTTCGAGGCTCCCTTTTGCTTCAAGTTCAATTGATGCCATTCATGCTGGAGCCGCTATCCACTGTTGGCCATCCCCTTCAAATGCG ATAGCTGAAATCAGCCGTGTGCTGAAGCCCGGCGGTGTCTTTGTGGCGACAACCTTCTTATCCACCCCCACGAACAGCGGCCCGCTCTCTATTGACGCACTAAGGCCACTGAGGCAG ATTGTTGGGCCAGTGAACAGCAGCTACAACTTCTTCACGGAAGGAGAGCTGGAAGACCTGTGCAGATCCTGTGGCCTGATCAACTACAGCAGCAAGGTGCAGAGGTCATTCATCATGTTCTCCGGGCAAAAGCCATAG
- the LOC123157386 gene encoding uncharacterized methyltransferase At2g41040, chloroplastic, translated as MELAVRAAAASCSSSPSLHPPRVPCRLGRGPGLPLPARRVAVAAAAAIVLDPLQEMKTEQNDVSKTEVFACPVCYEPLIRKGPPGMNLPAIYRSGFKCSKCNKSFTSKDVFLDLTVTSGMKEYSELKPARTELFRSPLVSFLYERGWRQNFNRSGFPGRDEEFQMAQDYFQSVAGGILVDVSCGSGLFSRKFASSGAYSSVIALDFSENMLRQCYDYIKQEETPMNTNLALVRADISRLPFASCSIDAIHAGAAIHCWPSPSNAIAEISRVLKPGGVFVATTFLSTPTNSGPFSIDALRPLRQIVGPVNSSYNFFTEGELEDLCTSCGLINYSSKVQRSFIMFSGQKP; from the exons ATGGAGCTCGCGGTGAGAGCCgcggcggcttcctgctcctcctccccgTCGCTCCATCCCCCGCGCGTCCCCTGCCGCCTTGGCCGCGGCCCAGGCCTGCCGCTGCCGGCTCGCCGGGTGGCCGTCGCCGCAGCGGCGGCCATCGTCCTCGACCCG TTACAGGAGATGAAAACCGAGCAGAATGATGTTTCGAAAACTGAGGTCTTTGCGTGCCCTGTTTGCTATGAACCGCTGATAAGGAAAGGGCCGCCAGGCATGAACTT GCCGGCGATATATAGGTCCGGATTCaagtgttcaaaatgcaacaagtCATTCACCAGCAAAGATGTCTTCTTGGATCTCACTGTCACCTCAGGAATGAAAGAATACAGTGAACTCAAGCCTGCTAGAACCGAACTGTTCAGGAGCCCGCTCGTCTCCTTTCTTTACGAGAGGGGGTGGCGTCAGAACTTCAATCGGAGTGGCTTCCCTGGCCGCGATGAAGAG TTCCAAATGGCTCAAGACTATTTCCAATCAGTCGCTGGTGGTATACTCGTTGATGTCAGCTGTGGCAGTGGCTTGTTTTCAAGGAAGTTTGCAAGCTCTGGGGCATACTCATCTGTGATTGCTTTGGACTTTTCTGAGAATATGCTCCGCCAATGTTATGACTACATCAAACAAGAAGAAACCCCTATGAACAC GAACCTCGCACTTGTAAGGGCTGATATTTCGAGGCTCCCTTTTGCTTCATGTTCAATTGATGCCATTCATGCTGGAGCCGCTATCCACTGTTGGCCATCCCCTTCAAATGCG ATAGCTGAAATCAGCCGTGTGCTGAAGCCCGGTGGTGTATTTGTAGCGACAACCTTCTTATCCACCCCCACGAACAGCGGCCCGTTCTCTATTGACGCACTAAGGCCACTGAGACAG ATTGTTGGGCCAGTGAACAGCAGCTACAACTTCTTCACCGAAGGAGAGCtggaagacctgtgcacatcctgTGGCCTGATCAACTACAGCAGCAAGGTGCAGAGGTCATTCATCATGTTCTCCGGGCAAAAGCCATAG
- the LOC123162568 gene encoding putative clathrin assembly protein At2g01600 isoform X2 gives MGSGTWRKAYGALKDSTKVGLANFNIEYKDLDIAIVKTTNHVECPPKERHFRRIVFANSANRPRARMSKTKSWIVGSLFVYLGSSSLSVYLCRLIILDSIISTRYNTDEGLLGCSWRPSPAG, from the exons ATGGGGTCCGGCACCTGGCGCAAGGCCTACGGCGCCCTCAAGGACTCCACCAAGGTTGGCCTCGCCAACTTCAACATCGAGTACAAG GATTTGGATATCGCCATCGTGAAGACGACGAACCACGTGGAGTGCCCGCCCAAGGAGCGGCACTTCAGGA GGATAGTGTTTGCGAACTCGGCAAATCGCCCGCGAGCCAGGATGTCCAAGACCAAGAGTTGGATAGTGGGTTCCTTGTTTGTGTATCTTGGTAGTAGTTCCTTGTCTGTTTATCTATGCCGATTGATAATCCTTGATTCAATCATCTCCACAAGGTACAACACAG ATGAAGGATTGCTTGGCTGTTCGTGGCGGCCGTCACCGGCTGGTTGA
- the LOC123162568 gene encoding putative clathrin assembly protein At2g01600 isoform X1: protein MGSGTWRKAYGALKDSTKVGLANFNIEYKDLDIAIVKTTNHVECPPKERHFRRIVFANSANRPRARMSKTKSWIVGSLFVYLGSSSLSVYLCRLIILDSIISTRYNTDYSSLLGTKDSSIFLPLCLDF from the exons ATGGGGTCCGGCACCTGGCGCAAGGCCTACGGCGCCCTCAAGGACTCCACCAAGGTTGGCCTCGCCAACTTCAACATCGAGTACAAG GATTTGGATATCGCCATCGTGAAGACGACGAACCACGTGGAGTGCCCGCCCAAGGAGCGGCACTTCAGGA GGATAGTGTTTGCGAACTCGGCAAATCGCCCGCGAGCCAGGATGTCCAAGACCAAGAGTTGGATAGTGGGTTCCTTGTTTGTGTATCTTGGTAGTAGTTCCTTGTCTGTTTATCTATGCCGATTGATAATCCTTGATTCAATCATCTCCACAAGGTACAACACAG ACTACAGTTCTTTATTGGGAACGAAGGATTCGTCTATATTTCTTCCACTCTGTTTGGATTTCTAG
- the LOC123158562 gene encoding hydroquinone glucosyltransferase-like, whose protein sequence is MSVLSRSGQRFLWVVHHPNEKDSSAAYLGTAATDADPLSYLPEGFVERMSGTGLLVPLWAPQVEILNHAAVGGFMSHCGWNSTLESVSAGVPMVAWPLYAEQRLNAVMLSSERVGLALYVRPPLGKDGAVVPRDDVAALVRALMEVEKGAAARKKAGHLRAEAKIASAPGGPQDRALTVVARMISLHRKSHGE, encoded by the coding sequence ATGAGTGTTCTGTCAAGAAGCGGGCAGAGGTTTCTCTgggtggtgcaccaccccaacgAAAAGGACAGCAGCGCGGCCTACCTCGGCACTGCCGCTACCGATGCCGACCCGCTGAGCTACCTGCCCGAAGGGTTCGTCGAGAGGATGAGCGGCACAGGGCTCCTTGTGCCACTATGGGCACCGCAGGTGGAGATCCTTAACCACGCCGCCGTGGGAGGGTTCATGTCTCATTGCGGATGGAACTCCACGCTGGAGAGCGTGTCGGCGGGCGTGCCGATGGTGGCGTGGCCGTTGTACGCCGAGCAGAGGTTGAACGCAGTGATGTTGTCGTCGGAGCGGGTGGGCCTGGCGTTGTATGTAAGGCCTCCGCTCGGTAAGGACGGTGCGGTTGTCCCACGGGACGACGTGGCGGCGCTGGTCAGGGCGCTTATGGAAGTGGAGAAGGGCGCCGCGGCGCGGAAAAAGGCCGGCCACCTCCGGGCTGAGGCCAAGATTGCTTCGGCGCCGGGCGGGCCGCAGGATCGAGCTCTCACGGTAGTGGCTCGCATGATTTCCTTGCATCGGAAGAGCCACGGTGAGTAA